One Marinibacterium anthonyi genomic region harbors:
- the bioK_1 gene encoding L-Lysine-8-amino-7-oxononanoate aminotransferase: MNRIPNSLHTSDIAHSMHPYTNMRLHEKQGPMIITKGDGIHVYDSEGKEYIEAMAGLWSVAVGFSETRLAEAAYKQMLELPYYHSFAHKAHAPAIQLAEKIVEMTPEGLNRVFFTNSGSEANDTVIKMVWFLNNALGRPEKKKFLARNKGYHGITIASGSLTGLPGNHVDFDLPAIPVTHLTCPHFWKWAEEGETEAEFTARLLKEAEDTILAEGPETIAAFIGEPVMGAGGVMPPPEGYWPGIAALCKKYDILLVSDEVINGFGRLGTPFGCQKYGFEPDILVTSKQLSSSYMPLAAIVVNDKVYNPIADNSAKLGTFGHGFTGSGHPVACAVGLENLKIIEEKDLMGNAARMEAPFQAMVQRFADHPLVGEVRGTGLMAGLELVADKASKTAFSPVGKVAAAVAKAAQDNGLICRAVYETVALCPPLIITEDDIARIGERLGKALDEGLAWAKAEGFL, translated from the coding sequence ATGAACCGCATCCCGAACTCGCTCCACACCTCGGACATCGCGCACAGCATGCATCCCTACACGAACATGCGCCTGCACGAGAAGCAGGGGCCGATGATCATCACCAAGGGCGACGGCATCCACGTCTACGACAGCGAAGGCAAGGAATACATCGAAGCCATGGCCGGCCTGTGGTCTGTCGCCGTGGGCTTTTCCGAAACCCGGCTGGCCGAGGCTGCGTACAAGCAGATGCTTGAGCTGCCGTATTACCATTCCTTCGCCCACAAGGCCCATGCCCCCGCCATCCAGCTGGCCGAGAAGATCGTCGAGATGACGCCCGAAGGGCTGAACCGGGTGTTCTTCACCAACTCGGGGTCCGAAGCCAACGACACCGTCATCAAGATGGTCTGGTTCCTGAACAACGCGCTTGGCCGGCCCGAGAAGAAGAAATTCCTGGCCCGCAACAAGGGCTATCACGGCATCACCATCGCGTCCGGTTCGCTGACCGGCCTGCCCGGCAACCACGTCGATTTCGACCTGCCGGCGATCCCGGTCACCCACCTGACCTGCCCGCATTTCTGGAAATGGGCTGAGGAAGGCGAAACCGAGGCCGAGTTCACCGCGCGCCTGCTGAAGGAAGCCGAAGACACGATCCTGGCCGAGGGCCCCGAGACCATCGCCGCCTTCATCGGCGAGCCGGTCATGGGCGCCGGTGGCGTGATGCCCCCGCCGGAAGGCTACTGGCCGGGCATTGCCGCGCTGTGCAAGAAATACGACATCCTGCTGGTCTCGGACGAGGTCATCAACGGATTTGGCCGGCTGGGCACGCCGTTCGGCTGCCAGAAATACGGGTTCGAACCGGACATCCTGGTGACCTCGAAGCAGCTGAGCTCGTCCTACATGCCGCTGGCCGCCATCGTGGTGAACGACAAGGTCTACAACCCCATCGCCGACAATTCGGCCAAGCTGGGCACCTTTGGTCATGGCTTCACCGGATCGGGTCACCCCGTCGCCTGTGCCGTGGGCCTGGAAAACCTCAAGATCATCGAGGAAAAGGACCTGATGGGCAACGCCGCCCGGATGGAAGCGCCCTTCCAGGCGATGGTGCAACGCTTTGCCGATCACCCGCTGGTGGGCGAAGTGCGCGGCACCGGCCTGATGGCGGGTCTGGAACTGGTGGCGGACAAGGCGTCGAAAACCGCGTTCTCGCCGGTGGGCAAGGTCGCGGCGGCGGTCGCCAAGGCGGCGCAGGACAACGGGCTGATCTGCCGCGCGGTCTACGAGACCGTGGCGCTGTGCCCGCCGCTGATCATCACCGAGGACGACATCGCGCGCATCGGCGAACGGCTGGGCAAGGCGCTGGACGAAGGTCTGGCATGGGCCAAGGCCGAAGGGTTCCTTTGA
- the tqsA_3 gene encoding Transport of quorum-sensing signal protein, translating to MKDSRLLNLVLSLILVLVIGYFLVIGRSILVPIVTAVISVYLMVSATEGLRRLPLLDRFPGAVLRMLVLIVFAAVVYVFAVVVAATVSDIAAVAPTYQQNIEALLNRIELRFDVDSREIINDAWTVTFGQLDLRSMILSVLGSFTIVGMSIFLIVVYAGFLMAERDSFAAKISAAMVDPDRTERMTRIISDINNRIGEYLTVKTVINLILGAICLAILLFFGADFAFFWAIVIALLNYIPYVGSLLAVAFPVMLSLAQTGSLWHTIGLGACLITAQVVVGNWLEPRMIGRQMNLSPFVVLVALSVWSAIWGVPGAILAVPMTAMIAIVLGAFPETRFMAVLLAARVDEE from the coding sequence ATGAAGGACTCCCGCCTGCTCAATCTGGTCCTGTCGCTGATCCTGGTCCTGGTGATCGGGTACTTCCTGGTGATCGGGCGGTCGATCCTGGTGCCGATCGTGACGGCGGTGATCTCGGTCTACCTGATGGTCTCGGCGACCGAGGGGCTGCGCCGCCTGCCCCTGTTGGACAGGTTCCCCGGCGCCGTTCTGCGCATGCTGGTGCTGATCGTCTTCGCCGCGGTGGTCTATGTCTTTGCCGTCGTTGTCGCGGCCACGGTCAGCGACATCGCGGCGGTGGCCCCGACCTACCAGCAGAACATCGAGGCCCTGCTGAACCGGATCGAACTGCGCTTCGACGTGGACAGCCGCGAGATCATCAACGACGCCTGGACGGTGACCTTCGGCCAGCTGGACCTGCGGTCGATGATCCTGTCGGTGCTGGGCAGCTTCACCATCGTCGGCATGTCGATCTTCCTGATCGTGGTCTACGCCGGCTTCCTGATGGCCGAACGCGACAGCTTCGCCGCCAAGATCTCGGCCGCCATGGTCGATCCGGACCGGACCGAGCGAATGACGCGGATCATTTCGGACATCAACAACCGGATCGGCGAATACCTGACCGTCAAAACGGTGATCAACCTGATCCTGGGCGCGATCTGCCTGGCGATCCTGCTGTTCTTCGGCGCCGATTTCGCCTTCTTCTGGGCCATCGTGATCGCGCTTCTGAACTACATCCCATACGTCGGATCGCTTCTGGCGGTGGCCTTTCCGGTGATGCTGTCGCTGGCCCAGACCGGCTCACTCTGGCACACGATCGGCCTTGGCGCCTGCCTGATCACGGCCCAGGTGGTCGTGGGCAACTGGCTGGAACCCCGGATGATCGGCCGCCAGATGAACCTCAGCCCGTTCGTCGTGCTGGTCGCCCTGTCGGTCTGGAGCGCGATCTGGGGCGTCCCCGGCGCGATCCTTGCGGTTCCCATGACGGCCATGATCGCCATCGTCCTGGGCGCATTTCCGGAAACGCGGTTCATGGCGGTGCTGCTTGCCGCACGGGTGGACGAGGAGTGA
- the adhT_1 gene encoding Alcohol dehydrogenase, which produces MKAAFYDHQGNTDVLVLGELPDPEPGAGQVRVRLAFSGLNPSDLKTRTGFAGAPMPFPRIVPHQDGAGIIDKVGPGVSGDRIGQRVWLYMAQTGQAFGTAAEYVTLPSDRAVPLADAASFQVGATLGIAAITAHRCLFADGDLRGRHVLVQGGGGAVGTAAILLAKWAGARVAATVSRPEQAEAARRAGAELVINRRTEDIAAKIRDWTGAKGVERIVDVDLAANIDTDIACLAPSGVVTAYATEDPGVRLSMPFLKTMFGGYAFRFVFFYTIPDDALRQAVREVSDCVASGAYEPVIGLTVPLDKIAQAHAAQEEGTVVGKVLLEIDPDPARRS; this is translated from the coding sequence ATGAAAGCGGCATTCTACGATCACCAGGGGAACACCGACGTGCTGGTATTGGGCGAGTTGCCCGATCCGGAGCCGGGTGCCGGCCAGGTCCGTGTCAGGCTGGCCTTTTCTGGCCTGAATCCGTCGGATCTGAAAACCCGGACCGGCTTTGCCGGGGCGCCCATGCCATTTCCGCGCATCGTGCCGCACCAGGACGGTGCCGGGATCATCGACAAGGTGGGGCCGGGTGTTTCGGGCGATCGTATTGGCCAGCGGGTCTGGCTTTACATGGCGCAGACCGGGCAGGCCTTCGGCACCGCGGCCGAATATGTCACCCTTCCGTCCGACCGGGCGGTCCCGCTCGCCGATGCCGCCTCTTTTCAGGTTGGCGCCACGCTTGGGATCGCGGCGATCACGGCGCACCGCTGCCTGTTCGCGGACGGTGATCTGCGCGGGCGGCACGTGCTGGTCCAGGGTGGCGGCGGGGCTGTTGGCACGGCCGCAATCCTGCTTGCCAAATGGGCGGGCGCGCGGGTTGCCGCCACGGTCAGCAGGCCCGAGCAAGCCGAAGCGGCGCGCAGGGCCGGGGCGGAGCTGGTCATCAACCGGCGCACCGAGGACATTGCCGCGAAGATCCGCGACTGGACCGGCGCAAAGGGTGTCGAGCGCATCGTCGATGTCGATCTGGCCGCGAATATAGATACCGACATCGCCTGCCTGGCCCCCAGCGGCGTCGTCACGGCCTATGCGACCGAAGATCCGGGCGTCCGGCTTTCGATGCCGTTCCTGAAGACGATGTTCGGCGGCTATGCCTTCCGCTTCGTGTTCTTCTATACCATCCCGGACGACGCTCTGCGCCAGGCGGTGCGGGAGGTGTCGGACTGTGTCGCCAGTGGCGCTTACGAGCCCGTCATCGGGCTGACGGTCCCGCTGGACAAGATCGCACAGGCCCATGCGGCCCAGGAGGAGGGAACTGTCGTCGGAAAGGTGCTGCTGGAAATTGATCCAGACCCCGCCCGCCGATCCTGA
- the yybR_3 gene encoding putative HTH-type transcriptional regulator YybR, giving the protein MAKDSYNCPVEATVDVAGGKWKPLIIYHLMDGPKRFGELRRLTGDPSQRSITQQLRQLEADGIVHREVFAQVPPRVDYSLTEFGASLGPVLRAMKDWGDAFIARSGARLP; this is encoded by the coding sequence ATGGCGAAGGACAGCTACAATTGCCCCGTGGAAGCGACCGTCGACGTCGCGGGCGGCAAATGGAAACCGCTCATCATCTATCACCTCATGGACGGACCCAAACGCTTTGGCGAGCTGCGCCGCTTGACCGGCGATCCCAGTCAGCGGTCCATCACCCAGCAGCTTCGTCAGCTGGAAGCGGATGGCATCGTGCACCGAGAGGTCTTTGCGCAGGTGCCGCCCCGGGTCGACTATTCGCTGACCGAGTTCGGGGCCTCTCTGGGCCCCGTGTTGCGCGCGATGAAGGACTGGGGCGATGCCTTCATCGCGCGATCCGGTGCAAGGCTGCCCTGA
- the bglA_2 gene encoding Beta-glucosidase A, translating to MARTIMTGILATLTALSTSPVSAADAFQWGAASAAYQVEGSPQADNKGRSVWDNYLDRDHLAGPGVSGAVAINFYDRDQYLKDIALFKELGLTSYRFSISWPRIIPDGLGPVNPAGVAHYRQFIDDLKAAGIKPMLTLYHWDMPESLEAAGGWENRDSVTWFKRYAEVVFEAFHDQVDLFVLVNEPSVERATKTLAEDIRATGKGQFKILPDADHMAITLKTYNHILLAAAAAKESFDAHGYAGQVGLALPLFPTLTQDGASDADKASAVLADGVLNRWFLDAMYKGSYPRDVLDMAAARGLDIDVQPEDARTIGQAHFDYLGINFYSPMYVRHGASPLDALAEQFLPKDVYSAFNGAVRPDTFKALLERMKDDYGNPPIYITENGAGFAGEDVMVDGKVDDIQRCRYIVTHIDAMRSAMDDGADVRGYYVWSSHDNLEWLSGYASRFGMIHVDWDIQARTPKLSAEVYARIIRGEPVTEPDCAART from the coding sequence ATGGCGCGCACAATCATGACCGGTATCCTCGCGACCCTGACGGCCCTGTCCACATCGCCTGTGTCCGCAGCGGACGCTTTCCAATGGGGGGCCGCCTCGGCGGCCTACCAGGTCGAGGGATCACCGCAGGCCGACAACAAGGGACGCTCGGTCTGGGACAACTACCTTGATCGTGACCATCTGGCGGGGCCGGGCGTCTCGGGCGCGGTGGCCATCAATTTCTATGACCGGGACCAGTATCTGAAGGACATCGCGCTGTTCAAGGAACTGGGCCTGACCAGCTACCGCTTCTCGATCTCATGGCCGCGTATCATCCCCGACGGTCTGGGTCCGGTGAACCCCGCCGGGGTCGCGCATTACCGCCAGTTCATCGATGACCTGAAGGCCGCGGGCATCAAGCCGATGCTGACCCTCTATCACTGGGACATGCCTGAGTCGCTGGAGGCGGCGGGCGGCTGGGAGAACCGCGATTCCGTGACATGGTTCAAGCGCTATGCCGAGGTGGTGTTCGAGGCCTTTCACGACCAGGTGGACCTGTTCGTGCTGGTCAACGAACCCTCGGTCGAGCGCGCGACCAAGACGCTGGCCGAAGACATCCGCGCCACCGGCAAGGGCCAGTTCAAGATCCTGCCAGATGCCGACCACATGGCCATCACCCTGAAGACCTACAACCACATCCTGCTGGCCGCCGCCGCCGCGAAGGAAAGCTTCGATGCACATGGCTATGCGGGCCAGGTCGGGCTGGCGCTGCCGCTGTTCCCCACGTTGACGCAGGACGGCGCCAGCGATGCCGACAAGGCCTCTGCCGTTCTGGCGGATGGGGTGCTGAACCGCTGGTTCCTGGATGCGATGTACAAGGGGTCCTATCCCCGGGACGTGCTGGACATGGCCGCGGCACGGGGTCTGGATATCGACGTGCAGCCGGAAGACGCCCGGACCATCGGCCAGGCGCATTTCGACTATCTTGGCATCAACTTCTATTCCCCGATGTATGTCCGCCACGGGGCAAGCCCGTTGGACGCGCTGGCAGAGCAGTTCCTGCCGAAGGATGTTTATTCCGCCTTCAACGGTGCCGTCCGGCCCGACACGTTCAAGGCGCTGCTTGAGCGCATGAAGGACGATTACGGCAACCCGCCGATCTACATCACCGAAAACGGCGCCGGCTTCGCGGGCGAGGACGTGATGGTGGATGGCAAGGTCGATGACATCCAGCGCTGCCGGTACATCGTCACCCATATCGACGCGATGAGGTCCGCGATGGACGACGGCGCCGATGTGCGCGGCTACTACGTCTGGTCCAGCCACGACAACCTCGAATGGCTCAGCGGTTATGCCAGCCGGTTCGGAATGATCCACGTCGACTGGGATATCCAGGCCCGCACCCCCAAGCTGAGCGCCGAGGTCTATGCGCGCATCATCCGCGGCGAACCCGTGACCGAACCGGACTGCGCTGCCCGGACCTGA
- the nodD2 gene encoding Nodulation protein D 2: MTGLDLNLLNSLHALLETGSVTRAADRLGISQSAMSYNLARLRKAMGDELFTRTAGGLDMTPYARTLGDPLSRIMTDIDRLVSRSVAFDPASAERTFTIALPDASEVLIVPEILRRLGIEAPGIRLVLRNVEDIDVLLGLDTASLDMAIGVFSEGQLHHKRKLLHKDDYLCLFNPLLLDLGSPISMEEYLGARHVALSGKMARNDIVGTHLALRDTKRTVAMTTEHLLSIPHIVHQTPVLATVHGRLARYFARQLGLRTSLPPFDVPPLPISLLWHSSNDPDPGHMWMRDLIYRALKTVKSREKDTKI; this comes from the coding sequence ATGACCGGTCTGGATCTCAACCTGCTCAACAGCCTGCACGCGCTGCTCGAAACCGGCAGCGTGACGCGGGCCGCGGATCGGCTGGGGATCAGCCAGTCGGCCATGAGCTACAATCTCGCACGACTGCGAAAGGCCATGGGGGACGAGCTGTTCACCCGCACCGCCGGCGGCCTCGACATGACGCCCTACGCGCGCACGCTGGGCGATCCGTTGTCACGGATCATGACCGACATCGACCGGCTCGTCAGCCGGTCGGTCGCATTCGATCCCGCCTCGGCCGAGCGGACCTTCACCATTGCGCTCCCGGATGCGTCCGAAGTTCTGATCGTGCCGGAAATCCTGCGGCGCCTCGGCATCGAAGCGCCGGGTATCCGGCTGGTGCTGCGAAATGTCGAAGACATCGATGTGCTTCTGGGCCTCGACACCGCCAGTCTGGACATGGCCATAGGCGTGTTTTCGGAGGGACAACTCCACCACAAGCGGAAGCTGCTGCACAAGGATGACTACCTGTGCCTCTTCAATCCGCTGCTTCTGGACCTCGGAAGCCCGATCAGCATGGAAGAATATCTCGGGGCACGCCACGTTGCCCTGTCGGGCAAGATGGCGCGCAACGATATCGTGGGAACGCATCTGGCCCTGCGCGACACGAAGCGGACGGTCGCCATGACAACCGAACATCTGCTTTCCATTCCCCATATCGTCCATCAGACGCCGGTTCTGGCCACCGTACACGGCCGATTGGCGCGCTATTTTGCCCGCCAGCTCGGCCTGAGAACGTCATTGCCACCGTTCGATGTGCCGCCGTTGCCGATTTCGCTTCTTTGGCACAGCTCGAATGACCCGGATCCCGGACATATGTGGATGCGGGACCTGATCTATCGGGCATTGAAGACGGTCAAATCTCGGGAAAAAGACACCAAAATATGA